CCACCTCGCGGCCCGTGACCCATCGGATGACGTCGAAGTCGTGCACGGAACAGTCCCGGAAGATCCCGCCGGAGGCGGCGATGTACGCGGCCGGCGGCGGCGCCGGGTCCAGCGTCGTGCAGCGCACGGTGTGCAGCGGGCCCAGCTCGCCCGCCCGCACGGCCTCCCGCGCGGCGGCGAAACCCGCGTCGAAGCGGCGGTTGAAACCGATCTGGACCGGCACCGTACCGTCGCGCACCGCGTCGCGCACCGCCATGCCCTCCGCCATGGTGCGGGCCACCGGCTTCTCGCAGAACACCGGGACACCGGCCTCGACACCCGCCCGGATCAGCGCCGGATGGGCGTCGGTGGCCGCCGCCACGACCAGCCCGTCCACCCCGGCGGCCAGCAGCGCCTCGGGCGAGTCGGCGATCTCGGCCCCGAACCGTTCGGCGGCGGCCTTGGCGGCGTCCGCCAACGGATCGGCGACCACCAGCGAGGTGACGACGTCGAGCGCGCAGAGGGTTTCGGCGTGGAAGGCGCCGATGCGGCCGAGGCCGAGGATTCCGATACGCATGGGTTGCCACTCCTGACTGATCGGGAAGGTTCCGGTCGGGCGAACGCGCCTACGGGCGCACCCACGTGCCGCTCTCGGCGGACTGCGCCATCGCGTCCAGTACGGCCGCGGCGCGCACCGCGTCGGCGAGCGTCGCGCCGTACGGCGTGCCCTCGGCGATGGAGCGCACGAACCGGTAGGCCTCGATGACCTTGAGGTCGTCGTACCCCATCGGGTTGGCCGCGCCCGGCTGGAACGCGGCGAACTCCCCGGCGCCCGGGCCGACGTGGACGGTGCTCATCGGCTGGTCCTGGTAGCTCGTGCCCCGGCCGACCGCGAACTCGTTCATCCTCCGAAAGTCCCAGGACACCGCCCCCCGGGTGCCGTGCACCTCGAAGCCGTAGCCGTTCTGCTCGCCGACCGAGACCCGGCAGGCCTCCAGCACGCCCCGGGCGCCGGAGGCGAAGCGCAGCAGAGCGCCGACGTAGTCCTCGTTCTCCACCGGCCCCCGCGCCCCGCCGGCGGCGCGGGCGTGACCGGCGGTGGCGCCGGCGGGGCGGGCGCGCTCCGGCACGAAGACCGCGGTGTCGGCGGTCAGCGCGGTGATCTCGCCGAGCAGGAAGCGGGCCAGGTCGGCGCCGTGCGAGGCCAGGTCGCCGAGCACTCCGCGGCCGCCGCGCCGCCGCTCGTAACGCCAGGTCAGGGCGGAGTCCGGGTGGGCGGCGTAATCGCTGAACAGCCGGATGCGCGCATGGGTGACGGTGCCGATCTCGCCGGTGGCGATCAGCTCGCGGGCGGCCTCGACGGCGGGCGCGTTGCGGTAGTTGAAGCCGACCGCGCCCTGCACCCCGGCCTCGCCGGCCGCGTCCGCGACCGCGCGGGCGTCCTCGGCGGTCAGCCCCACCGGCTTCTCGATCCAGAGGTGCTTGCCGGCCTCGGCCATCGCCACACCGATCTCTCGGTGCAGGAAGTTCGGCGCGGTGACGCTGACCGCCCGCACCCGGGGATCGGCGGCCACCTCCCGCCAGTCGCGGGTCGCGGCGGCGAACCCGTACCGCTCGGCGGCCTCCTCGGCCCGCCCCGGCACCTCGTCGGCGACCGTGATCAGCCGGGGCCGCAGCGGGAGCCGCGGATAGTGGTGGGGGAGACGGGCGTACGCCTGGGTGTGCACCCGGCCCATCCAGCCGAACCCGACGACGGCGACACCCAGTTCATCCACCATGGCAGCCTCTCTCCGGGCACCGGCCCGCGCTTGGACCGGTCCATCTCCCTGCCGGGACACCTTTGTTCGGACATGGCGGAGCTGTCAACCCTTTGACAGCGGGACTCACCCCATGGAACGGTCCACCCCATGAGACCGCCGACCATCCGCGACGTGGCCGAGCGGGCCGGGGTGTCGAAATCGCTGGTCTCGCTGGTGCTGCGGGACTCGGGCCCGGTGCGCCCGGAGAAGCGGGAGGCCGTGCTGCGGGCCGTGCGCGAACTGGGCTACCGGCCCAACGCGGCCGCCCGCAGCCTCAGCGAACAGCGCACCCGCACCATCGGCGTCCTCCTGGACGACCTGCGCAACCCCTGGTTCGTGGATCTGCTCGACGGCCTCAACCCGCCGCTGCACGCGGCCGGGCTGCGCATGCTGCTCGCCGACGCCCGCCTCAACCGGCGGCTCGGCCACGACCTCGCCGAACCCTTCCTGGACCTCGGCGTGGACGGCCTGGTGGTGGTCGGCACGGTCCCGGACGCGGGCGCCCTCGGCGCGCTCGCGCACCGGATGCCGGTCGTGGTGGCGGGCGCCCGGGAACCGCAGCCGGACCGGGTGGACGTGATCGCCGGGGACGACGAGCGCGGCGCCCGCCTGGCCACCGAACACCTGCTCGACCTCGGTCACCGCAGGATCGCGCACCTCGCGGGCCGCGGCGCCGTCGGCGAGCTGCGCCGGCGCGGCTTCGAGGCGGCGATGCGGGCCCGGGGCGCCGAGCCGCTGGTCGAGCCCGGCGACCTCACGGAGGAGGGCGGCTACCGGGGCGCCGTACGGCTGCTCCGCAGCCCGCGGCGCCCCACCGCACTGTTCGCCGTCAACGACATGGCCTCGGTCGGCGCCCTCTCGGCCGCCGAGGAACTGGGCCTGAAGGTCCCGCGCGACCTCTCCGTGGCCGGCTACGACAACACCAGCATCTCCCGGCTGCGGCACGTCCGGCTGACCACCGTGGACACCGCCCCGCACGAGGTCGGCCGCCGGGCCGCCCACTGCCTCCTCGACCGCTTCGACCGGCCGGGCACTCCGGGGCGGCTCCACCTGGCGACGCCGACCCTGGAGATCCGGGGCACGACGGCCGCCCTGGCCGCCTCGGCGGGGGCTCCCCAGCGGTTGCGGGGGCTCCCTAGAGGTTGATGGCGTACGCCTTGCGCAGCGTCTCGTGCACGGTCCACGTCGTACGGTCGCCCGCGCGCAGCACCGCCATGTCGCCCGGCCCGACCCGCAGCGTCGGCCCGTCCTCGCACTCGATCGTCGCCGAACCGCTGAGCACGACGAACAGCTCGTCGGCCTCGGTGTCGGTGACCACGCCCGGGGTGATCTGCCAGATCCCGCGGATCTGCCGGCCGTCCGCCGACTCCCAGACCACCTTCCCGGTCACCTCCGGGCTCCCGGAGACGATCTGCGCGGGGTCGAGGGGCTCGGGTTCGAGGTCGGCGTCGGGGATGTGGAGCGCGAAGCTGTGCGTCATGGGCCGACCCTAGCGGGGCCCGCACGCCCGCCGCCGTCGACAGAGTGTGCGGCATCGGACCTGGTCGCAGGACACTTCGTCGGGCCGCGCCGACTGGCGGTGCCGTGCGGCGGGGGCGACCGTGGAAGACATGGCGGACTCGACCGCGGCGGCCCGCGAGCCGGACGGACCCCATGAGCACGCGGCGGGCGGGCGGCCGCCCGGCGGGCACAGCACCCGCGAGGCCGTCCTCTTCGGCGGGGTCTACGGCGCCGTCCTCGCCAGCTCGATGGTCGCCGCCCTCAGCCGCTACGGCGGCACCACACCCGCCAGCCGCCGCTACGACGCCCTCTGGCTGCTGGTGACCGCGCTCGCCTCCGCCATGGCCCACGGCTACGCCCACTACATCGCCGAGCGCGCCCCGCACCGCCGCGGGGACGGCCTGCGCGCCGTGCGCGGGGAGTGGCCGCTGGTCACGGCGGTACTGCCGACCGTCTTCCTGCTCGCCGGCTCGGGCTGGGGGTGGTGGCCGGCGAAGGGCGTGGAGTACCCCGCGTTCGTCCTCAACATCCTGATCCTCTTCGGCCTCGGCTTGATCACCGCCCGCCAGGCCGCCCGCGCCTGGCCGTCCGCCGTCCTGATGGGCCTCGGCGACGCCCTCCTCGGCCTCGTCGTCGTGGTCGCCAACGCCCTCATCAAGTGATCCGGCCGCCGATGTCCGGGCAGCCGCGCGCATACGGTAGGGTTGACCTGCGTGATCACGCGGAACAGCCCGCGCGGAGCACGACGGGACGTGGCGCAGCTTGGTAGCGCACTTGACTGGGGGTCAAGGGGTCGCAGGTTCAAATCCTGTCGTCCCGACGGTAACGTCGCAGATCAGAGGGATCCTTCGGGGTCCCTCTGATCGTTTTCATGGGCGCGGTCTCCTCCCGCTGGCCGACCGGCAGGAAACAGCCAGGACGGCCAGTACGACGGAGAGCCAGGAAGCAGGTTGGCTACGACTGCTCTCTCAGTCGCGCCCAGGTCTGAGTGTCCAGGCTGTCATGGGGTCCCATGCGGGAGACTTCGGCGCCGTCACGCCCCAGGGCCACGATGACGGGACGGGCTCCACGACTGCTCTGGGGAGACGTCCACACAGCGACGAGACGGCGCTGCTCGGGGACCTCGATCCGGCGGGCACCGATGAGGACCTGCCCCACGTCCTGCCCGAGGCGTACTGTGACGCAACCGATCCATGGGGCCGCGGCGAGGGAGCGCGGAGGGTCGAGGCCGCGAGTGAGGCTGAGCGCGCCCCCGCCATTGCACACGTCGAGCACATCAACATCGACAGGATCGTTTCCGGAGCCGCTGCCGCCCCCGACGTACCGCCACTGCCTGCCGAACCATTCCAGGAGCGCGATGTGCTCACGCATTCGCGATGACTTCGGACGCCACAGGATCCAGATCGCCCCGACACCGGCAGAGTCGTCGACATCCACCGACACCACGGTCAGCACGCGCCGCGGCACCCACCATGGCCGCGGCCTCTCTCCCGCCAGCGCCCGCTTCAGCACGCCCCGCAGAAGAAACTCCCACCGGGGTCCCGCACACACGGTCTCTCCCCATGCCGGCATACGCCTGCGATACCCGGCGCGCGAGGGCGGCAAGCGCGCTGCTGCTGAGGCAACACCTCACTACCTCCGGTCAAAGATCTTTACGGGACATCATCGACCGTCCCGACGCTGCGCGGGTGCGTGTCGGCGTCGCAGACCTCTCCCGGGCGCGGCCCGTGGAGCGCGAAGCGGACGACGACCAAGAGGGCGGGCGCGGCCTGTGTCTCGGGGCGGCGCCGGCCGCCGACTGGGGCACGGATGAGCGGCGCTGGGGCAAGATCGTATGGGCGGACTCGGAGGCGCGCGGGTGACGGGAGACCCCCGGAGGGCGAAGCCCCGGCCGGTGAACTCCACCGAGCCGGGGCCTCGTCGTCTCACGGCCGTCTCACACAGGTCTCGCGAACTGCGAGGACGGACCCACTCCCTGACCTGTTCGGTCCTCTACAACCTGTCCCGACCCTGGGACCCGGGGAGGCGTCAGCCCTCGCGGCCCGGGAGCATGGTCAGGGCCCGGGAGCGCTGGGCCACGAGGTCGTCGTAGG
This Streptomyces misionensis DNA region includes the following protein-coding sequences:
- a CDS encoding Gfo/Idh/MocA family protein — encoded protein: MRIGILGLGRIGAFHAETLCALDVVTSLVVADPLADAAKAAAERFGAEIADSPEALLAAGVDGLVVAAATDAHPALIRAGVEAGVPVFCEKPVARTMAEGMAVRDAVRDGTVPVQIGFNRRFDAGFAAAREAVRAGELGPLHTVRCTTLDPAPPPAAYIAASGGIFRDCSVHDFDVIRWVTGREVAEVYAVGGNRGAGYIGEAGDADTTGALLTLDDGTLAVVSNSRHNGRGYDVRMELHGFTDALAVGLDDKLPLRSAEAGVSFPAGPPHDFFMDRFAAAYRAELAAFTEVVAGERPSPCTVEDALEAGWIAEACTLSRREHRPVRLAEVRQA
- a CDS encoding Gfo/Idh/MocA family protein; amino-acid sequence: MVDELGVAVVGFGWMGRVHTQAYARLPHHYPRLPLRPRLITVADEVPGRAEEAAERYGFAAATRDWREVAADPRVRAVSVTAPNFLHREIGVAMAEAGKHLWIEKPVGLTAEDARAVADAAGEAGVQGAVGFNYRNAPAVEAARELIATGEIGTVTHARIRLFSDYAAHPDSALTWRYERRRGGRGVLGDLASHGADLARFLLGEITALTADTAVFVPERARPAGATAGHARAAGGARGPVENEDYVGALLRFASGARGVLEACRVSVGEQNGYGFEVHGTRGAVSWDFRRMNEFAVGRGTSYQDQPMSTVHVGPGAGEFAAFQPGAANPMGYDDLKVIEAYRFVRSIAEGTPYGATLADAVRAAAVLDAMAQSAESGTWVRP
- a CDS encoding LacI family DNA-binding transcriptional regulator — translated: MRPPTIRDVAERAGVSKSLVSLVLRDSGPVRPEKREAVLRAVRELGYRPNAAARSLSEQRTRTIGVLLDDLRNPWFVDLLDGLNPPLHAAGLRMLLADARLNRRLGHDLAEPFLDLGVDGLVVVGTVPDAGALGALAHRMPVVVAGAREPQPDRVDVIAGDDERGARLATEHLLDLGHRRIAHLAGRGAVGELRRRGFEAAMRARGAEPLVEPGDLTEEGGYRGAVRLLRSPRRPTALFAVNDMASVGALSAAEELGLKVPRDLSVAGYDNTSISRLRHVRLTTVDTAPHEVGRRAAHCLLDRFDRPGTPGRLHLATPTLEIRGTTAALAASAGAPQRLRGLPRG
- a CDS encoding cupin domain-containing protein, translated to MTHSFALHIPDADLEPEPLDPAQIVSGSPEVTGKVVWESADGRQIRGIWQITPGVVTDTEADELFVVLSGSATIECEDGPTLRVGPGDMAVLRAGDRTTWTVHETLRKAYAINL